The proteins below come from a single Methanothrix thermoacetophila PT genomic window:
- a CDS encoding 7-carboxy-7-deazaguanine synthase QueE: protein MERSTAVRASHASTAGEGSWRLGSLIRQSISTEGYIGEIFTSLQGEGPLLGRRQIFVRLSGCSLRCSYCDTRKYLKRTEMCRIEASPGSRVFVEIRNPITVDKTIECVKLHAAPGIHSVSITGGEPLEQPKFTETLAEDLKSLGMRVYLETNGCSFEYFSNIAEHIDIAAIDVKLPGTVGCSRVQCDSLIENELACLRRSSEMGVYTIAKLVVLPDTAEHELERVCREMPSVDAIVIQPVSGQRMSESKLMALHSIAARYLGPENAMVIPQMHKALGMM, encoded by the coding sequence ATGGAGAGATCCACTGCGGTACGTGCGAGTCATGCCAGCACCGCAGGCGAGGGTTCGTGGAGGCTGGGATCCCTGATCCGACAGAGTATCAGCACTGAAGGCTATATCGGCGAGATCTTCACCAGCCTTCAGGGAGAAGGACCTCTTCTCGGGCGAAGACAGATCTTCGTGAGGCTCTCCGGATGCTCTCTGAGATGCAGCTACTGTGATACCAGAAAGTATCTGAAGCGCACAGAGATGTGCAGGATTGAGGCTTCTCCTGGCTCGCGCGTTTTTGTTGAAATCAGAAACCCCATCACCGTGGATAAGACTATCGAGTGCGTGAAGCTCCATGCGGCTCCAGGGATTCACAGCGTATCGATAACCGGAGGGGAGCCCCTGGAGCAGCCGAAGTTCACGGAAACACTTGCAGAAGATCTGAAGAGCCTGGGTATGAGGGTCTACCTAGAGACGAACGGCTGCTCATTCGAGTACTTCTCGAACATCGCGGAGCACATAGATATCGCAGCGATCGATGTAAAGCTGCCAGGCACAGTTGGATGCAGCAGAGTTCAGTGTGACAGTCTGATAGAAAATGAGCTCGCATGTTTAAGAAGATCATCTGAGATGGGCGTATACACGATAGCAAAGTTGGTTGTTCTGCCCGATACCGCAGAACACGAGCTGGAGCGCGTCTGCCGTGAGATGCCATCTGTTGATGCTATCGTGATACAGCCGGTCTCCGGTCAGAGGATGAGCGAGTCCAAGCTTATGGCACTCCACAGCATCGCAGCAAGGTATCTCGGTCCTGAGAATGCAATGGTGATCCCGCAGATGCATAAAGCTCTGGGCATGATGTGA
- a CDS encoding cobaltochelatase subunit CobN — translation MRVRALTWASDKALLVQAGAELGIDLRVWSVQELFDSETLEECRRSLNEADVILVHPTHDGRFDELLETDKPVIAFGFDPALWSFSRNVSQKVVAAVNAYVVYGGLENIKNMLLYIGREVLGLDLPCREPQETLWQGIYHPDSRKAFSTIEEYLEWRPFRHEHTVGILFFRTYWANGDLEIVDRLIRSLEREFNVIAAFGLGSVGSKQTDAKPIDQVVRDFLSGRVDLIINLQSVFHAGSVEVSLRSLEEIDVPVLHPLTLYHKTEEEWREDIKGMDPGEIGWSVALPEFEGLIENIPIGVAYRKEMWGDEVEVHHPIEERIEKLVRRIRAWIRLRSKPRSERRIAFILHNSPCASVEATVGAAAHLDSLESVARIMSRLAELGYTLDSFPGNGKELIEDILNHKAISEFRWTTVQEIVSRGGALALVDQEKYSEWFNELTEESRSKICSAWGMPPGEPREGAPAPMVYQGKIVVTGRRYGNVVVCVQPKRGCAGARCDGQACRILHDPEIPPPHQYLATYRYLQKDFGADIIIHVGTHGNLEFLPGKSVALSQNCLPDIAIGDTPHLYIYNSDNPPEGTVAKRRSCAVIVDHMQTVMTTAGLYGELKELDDRIAEYRKAEDHGRKHALKHIILELLERSNLAGELGAGHDHDNFEEILERAHAKLSEIYSSYIPDGMHIFGEVPEGEKRVEMISAIAKPLVNSSADLKDAVRAVLSGGDADPEIGELVLDISRRMDESDEMGSLMHAIDGGFVRPGPSGLITRGKPEVLPTGRNMYSLDPGNVPTQAAALIGKQLAEKLLERYRSEHKRWPENVAMYWMASDIMWSDGEQLAQMFYLLGVEPVWRGGRVSGYRIMPLEDLKRPRIDLTVRVSGITRDCFMGCIELLDSAIQDVASLDEPPEMNYVRKHMIESGDGRALRIFASPPGTYGSGVNLAVYASAWKDEKDLTDVFMQWNSYAYGKDIFGDPAPGALKKMLSSVDVAFNKTVTDEYDLLGCCCYFGTYGGLTNAAESLSGHKISTYYGDTRDSERIEIRTLADEIRRVVRTKLLNPKWIEGIKRHGYKGAGDISKRVGRVYGWEATTREVDDWIFDDIARTFVLDEDMRRFFEDSNPWALEEIGRRLLEAHQRGLWDADPEVLDSLRSAYLEIEGWIEEKVGDGGFQGGSIDVMTMKDIAEWREKASKILREAGIE, via the coding sequence ATGCGAGTGAGAGCGCTTACATGGGCAAGTGACAAGGCATTGCTGGTACAGGCAGGCGCTGAGCTCGGGATAGATCTCAGGGTCTGGTCGGTCCAGGAACTCTTCGATTCAGAAACGCTTGAGGAATGCAGACGATCCCTGAATGAAGCGGACGTAATTCTCGTACATCCCACGCACGATGGCAGGTTTGATGAGCTGCTGGAGACAGATAAGCCAGTCATAGCATTCGGCTTCGATCCCGCACTCTGGTCTTTCTCCCGGAATGTGTCCCAGAAGGTCGTGGCCGCAGTCAATGCGTACGTGGTCTACGGCGGCCTGGAGAACATCAAGAACATGCTTCTCTACATAGGAAGAGAGGTCCTCGGTCTCGATCTCCCCTGCAGAGAACCTCAGGAGACGCTCTGGCAGGGGATATACCATCCTGATTCCAGGAAGGCGTTCAGCACGATCGAGGAGTACCTGGAGTGGAGACCGTTCAGGCATGAGCACACCGTGGGAATTCTCTTCTTCAGAACATACTGGGCGAACGGGGATCTGGAGATCGTGGATCGTCTCATAAGATCCCTTGAGCGGGAGTTCAATGTGATCGCTGCATTCGGTCTCGGCAGCGTAGGATCAAAACAGACGGACGCAAAGCCCATAGATCAGGTGGTCAGGGATTTCCTCTCAGGTCGTGTGGATCTGATCATAAATCTCCAGTCGGTATTCCACGCTGGAAGCGTTGAGGTCTCCTTGAGATCCCTGGAGGAGATCGATGTACCTGTCCTGCATCCTCTAACACTCTATCACAAGACAGAGGAGGAGTGGAGGGAGGACATAAAGGGCATGGATCCGGGCGAGATCGGCTGGTCTGTAGCACTGCCTGAGTTCGAGGGGCTGATAGAGAACATACCGATAGGCGTAGCTTACAGAAAGGAGATGTGGGGGGATGAGGTAGAGGTCCACCATCCCATAGAGGAGCGCATTGAGAAACTGGTCAGAAGAATCCGAGCGTGGATACGACTCAGATCGAAGCCCAGGTCTGAGAGAAGGATTGCTTTCATACTCCACAACAGCCCGTGCGCATCCGTCGAGGCAACTGTGGGAGCTGCGGCGCATCTCGATTCTTTGGAGAGCGTGGCGCGGATAATGTCCAGACTCGCAGAGCTCGGATACACGCTGGATTCCTTCCCAGGGAACGGGAAGGAGCTGATAGAGGACATACTGAATCACAAGGCGATCTCCGAGTTCAGGTGGACGACGGTCCAGGAGATAGTGAGCAGGGGCGGAGCGCTGGCGCTTGTGGATCAGGAAAAGTACAGCGAATGGTTCAACGAGCTCACTGAGGAGAGCAGGTCGAAGATCTGCAGCGCATGGGGGATGCCGCCGGGCGAGCCCAGGGAGGGGGCACCTGCGCCTATGGTCTACCAGGGAAAGATCGTCGTCACCGGCAGGAGGTACGGGAATGTCGTGGTCTGCGTCCAGCCGAAGAGAGGGTGTGCAGGGGCGAGATGCGATGGCCAGGCGTGCAGGATACTCCACGATCCTGAGATCCCGCCTCCGCACCAGTATCTGGCGACATACAGGTATCTCCAGAAAGATTTCGGCGCGGATATCATAATCCACGTGGGAACACACGGGAACCTCGAGTTCCTCCCCGGAAAGTCTGTTGCTCTGTCGCAGAACTGCCTCCCCGATATCGCGATAGGCGACACGCCGCATCTCTACATCTACAACTCCGATAATCCTCCGGAGGGGACCGTTGCGAAACGCAGGAGCTGCGCTGTGATCGTCGATCACATGCAGACCGTGATGACCACCGCAGGCCTCTACGGCGAGCTCAAGGAGCTGGACGACAGGATAGCGGAGTACAGAAAGGCTGAGGATCACGGGAGAAAACATGCTCTGAAGCACATAATCCTGGAGCTCCTGGAGAGATCAAATCTAGCAGGGGAGCTTGGAGCGGGTCACGATCATGATAACTTCGAGGAGATCCTCGAAAGAGCACATGCAAAGCTCTCAGAGATATACAGCTCATACATTCCAGATGGCATGCACATCTTCGGCGAGGTCCCGGAGGGCGAAAAGAGGGTGGAGATGATAAGCGCCATCGCAAAGCCACTGGTCAATAGCTCCGCAGATCTCAAAGATGCTGTCAGAGCGGTTCTGAGCGGAGGGGATGCGGATCCAGAGATTGGGGAGCTCGTCCTGGACATATCCAGACGGATGGACGAATCTGATGAGATGGGGAGTTTGATGCATGCGATCGATGGTGGGTTCGTCAGGCCAGGGCCCTCAGGGCTGATCACAAGAGGAAAGCCTGAGGTCCTCCCGACCGGCAGGAACATGTATTCCCTGGACCCGGGGAACGTCCCGACGCAGGCAGCGGCCCTGATAGGAAAGCAGCTTGCTGAAAAGCTCCTCGAGAGATACAGGAGCGAGCACAAGAGATGGCCCGAGAACGTGGCGATGTACTGGATGGCCAGCGACATAATGTGGTCTGACGGGGAGCAGCTGGCACAGATGTTTTATCTTCTGGGCGTGGAGCCGGTGTGGAGGGGCGGAAGGGTAAGCGGGTACAGGATAATGCCTCTGGAGGATCTCAAACGACCCCGCATAGATCTCACTGTCCGCGTATCCGGCATCACGAGGGACTGTTTCATGGGATGCATAGAGCTTCTCGATTCTGCGATACAGGATGTGGCATCTCTGGATGAACCGCCTGAGATGAATTATGTGAGAAAGCACATGATCGAGAGCGGGGATGGAAGGGCTCTGAGGATCTTTGCAAGCCCCCCTGGGACCTACGGGAGCGGCGTGAATCTGGCGGTGTATGCCTCGGCATGGAAGGACGAGAAGGATCTCACGGATGTGTTCATGCAGTGGAACAGCTATGCCTATGGGAAGGACATCTTCGGAGATCCAGCGCCAGGAGCGCTGAAGAAGATGCTGAGCTCGGTGGATGTGGCGTTCAACAAGACCGTCACCGATGAGTACGATCTCCTCGGTTGCTGCTGCTACTTCGGCACATATGGGGGGTTGACGAACGCTGCTGAGAGCCTCTCAGGGCACAAAATCTCCACGTACTACGGGGATACCAGGGACAGTGAGAGGATCGAGATAAGGACGCTTGCCGATGAGATAAGAAGGGTCGTGAGAACAAAGCTTCTGAACCCAAAATGGATTGAGGGGATAAAGCGTCACGGCTACAAGGGCGCTGGAGATATTTCGAAGAGGGTTGGCAGGGTCTACGGCTGGGAGGCCACGACGAGGGAGGTCGATGACTGGATCTTCGATGATATAGCGAGGACCTTCGTGCTCGATGAGGATATGCGCAGGTTCTTTGAGGATAGCAATCCGTGGGCGCTCGAGGAGATCGGGAGGAGGTTGCTGGAGGCCCATCAGAGGGGACTGTGGGATGCGGACCCTGAGGTTCTGGACTCGCTCAGATCCGCGTACCTCGAGATCGAGGGGTGGATCGAGGAAAAGGTCGGAGACGGCGGGTTCCAGGGCGGCTCGATAGATGTGATGACGATGAAGGACATCGCAGAGTGGCGCGAGAAGGCCTCCAAGATACTGCGGGAGGCGGGGATAGAGTGA
- a CDS encoding ABC transporter ATP-binding protein produces MVKITIQNVSFSYGSNLILNDLNLVVGDSEILGLVGPNGSGKTTLIKCIDRILKPRGSILLDGRDLSSMEGSEIAREIGYVPQSGSSAMGTTVFETILMGRRPHISWRVSDRDLEIVTEVIELLHLEDLAMRDFGQLSGGQKQKVLIARALAQEPSVLLLDEPTSNLDMKHQLEVMEIIREMVQRKSISAVMAVHDLNLAARFVDKLAVLKNGRIWAAGDASSLLTPDIIREVYSVEAVVMQLERPFVIPIRSLNGGMACE; encoded by the coding sequence TTGGTGAAGATCACCATCCAGAACGTATCATTCAGCTACGGCTCAAATCTGATTCTGAACGATCTGAACCTGGTCGTCGGGGACTCAGAGATCCTCGGGCTCGTAGGCCCTAACGGCTCCGGAAAGACCACCCTGATAAAATGCATCGACAGGATACTGAAGCCAAGGGGGAGCATACTCCTCGACGGAAGAGACCTCTCCTCGATGGAGGGGAGTGAGATCGCCAGGGAGATCGGGTACGTCCCCCAGTCGGGTAGCAGCGCGATGGGCACCACCGTTTTCGAGACGATACTCATGGGGAGGAGGCCGCACATCAGCTGGCGGGTATCTGATAGAGACCTTGAGATCGTAACAGAGGTCATAGAGCTCCTCCATCTCGAGGATCTCGCGATGCGGGATTTCGGCCAGCTCAGCGGCGGCCAGAAACAGAAGGTTCTCATAGCACGCGCACTGGCCCAGGAGCCGTCCGTCCTTCTTTTAGATGAGCCAACATCAAACCTGGACATGAAGCACCAGCTCGAGGTCATGGAGATCATCAGGGAGATGGTGCAGAGAAAGAGCATATCCGCGGTGATGGCTGTACACGATTTGAATCTCGCTGCGCGATTCGTCGACAAGCTCGCAGTGCTCAAAAACGGCAGGATATGGGCTGCCGGCGACGCATCGTCACTCCTCACGCCCGATATCATAAGAGAGGTATACAGCGTGGAGGCGGTGGTCATGCAGCTCGAGCGGCCCTTTGTCATCCCCATAAGATCCCTCAACGGAGGGATGGCATGCGAGTGA
- a CDS encoding FecCD family ABC transporter permease: MDCMESRIALKEEYTRFVGRKLLFMAALSLSIVIIAGISATLGSANLSVFEVYSAILARAFPGYFETTWFADTIVWGLRLHRILMGVVAGAGLGVAGAAMQGILKNPLASPFTLGISSAASFGAALAIILGAGFAGGEYLIIGNAFVFTLLATFAVYGLAKYKGITPETMILAGIAIMYFFSAMTSFLQYVGRAEQVQEVVFWMMGSLGRSSWDKVYASALMIIICLPYLILKSWDINAIGAGDETAKSLGVNVERIRVLSMIFASLITASVICFTGTIGFIGLVAPHMTRMVIGGDHRFLIPGSALMGSVILLAADTLARTVLAPVILPVGIMTSFLGVPFFVYLFMKRRKEFW; encoded by the coding sequence ATGGACTGCATGGAATCAAGGATCGCCCTGAAGGAGGAGTACACCAGATTCGTGGGGAGGAAGCTGCTGTTCATGGCAGCCCTCTCCCTGAGTATAGTGATAATAGCAGGGATATCCGCGACACTGGGTTCTGCGAACCTCTCTGTTTTCGAGGTCTACAGCGCGATACTCGCCAGGGCGTTCCCAGGATATTTCGAGACGACCTGGTTTGCGGATACGATTGTGTGGGGATTGAGGCTCCACAGGATTCTGATGGGCGTGGTGGCAGGCGCCGGGCTCGGTGTCGCGGGTGCTGCGATGCAGGGCATACTGAAGAATCCGCTGGCGAGTCCGTTCACGCTCGGGATATCATCAGCAGCATCGTTTGGTGCAGCGCTCGCCATAATTCTTGGAGCCGGGTTTGCGGGCGGCGAGTACCTGATAATAGGAAACGCGTTCGTCTTCACGCTACTTGCAACCTTTGCGGTTTACGGTCTGGCCAAGTACAAGGGTATAACGCCCGAGACGATGATCCTCGCGGGCATCGCGATCATGTACTTCTTCTCAGCGATGACATCCTTTCTCCAGTATGTTGGGAGAGCGGAGCAGGTCCAGGAGGTTGTGTTCTGGATGATGGGCTCGCTCGGAAGATCATCATGGGATAAGGTCTATGCATCAGCGCTTATGATTATCATCTGTCTTCCGTATCTGATCCTGAAGTCGTGGGACATAAACGCGATAGGGGCGGGCGATGAGACCGCGAAGAGTCTGGGGGTGAATGTTGAGCGGATACGTGTTCTCTCCATGATCTTTGCATCTCTCATTACAGCAAGCGTGATATGCTTCACGGGCACCATCGGCTTCATAGGTCTCGTGGCGCCGCACATGACCAGGATGGTCATAGGCGGAGATCACAGGTTTCTTATCCCTGGATCCGCGCTCATGGGCTCTGTTATACTCCTCGCAGCCGATACGCTCGCGAGGACTGTTCTCGCACCGGTCATACTGCCCGTTGGAATAATGACATCATTCCTGGGAGTGCCGTTCTTCGTCTATCTCTTCATGAAAAGGAGGAAGGAGTTTTGGTGA